The following coding sequences are from one Streptomyces sp. NBC_01232 window:
- a CDS encoding peptide MFS transporter has product MDEPADPEADRPPPGDDRAFLGHPRGLATLSGLEVWERFSFLGMQAILVLYFADTVANGGLGMDPGTAASVSAAYGTMVYLVSVAGGWLADRILGSYRAVLWGGILIACGHYAMAVPTAAMTWAGLGLISAGTGLLKPNVASMVGKLYRTDDDRRDAGFALYYMAINIGAFAGPLITGWLGEHEGWHWGFSAAAIGMTAGLVQYVLGRRHLAGRKHSAEYALAPDAMRRAVWRITGGCLALAALATLLAGTGLLTMDRFVDLLTLVSVIAPVVYFAVMFRSPRVTREERGRLRPYVVLFLASVAFNFILFQAYSTMMLLASTNAESTILGFDFPSSWYASALGAFEVALAPVVAAVWARMGHRQPHASNKIAIGVILGGLSFLLMVIPTSGHSGDTYRMAAWWIVGSYLLLGLGDVLLETSGMSATSKLAPKAFGSQTMALWFLSLALANGIQAQVVKAYGQVSNPVYFGLNGAVAVAVGLIVMAMAPWLRRTMHPVH; this is encoded by the coding sequence ATGGACGAGCCCGCGGATCCGGAGGCCGACCGGCCGCCACCCGGTGACGACCGTGCCTTCCTGGGCCACCCCCGGGGACTGGCCACGCTCTCCGGACTGGAGGTCTGGGAGCGCTTCTCGTTCCTGGGCATGCAGGCCATTCTCGTCCTCTATTTCGCGGACACGGTGGCGAACGGCGGCCTGGGCATGGACCCGGGCACCGCCGCCTCCGTCTCGGCGGCCTACGGGACCATGGTCTACCTCGTCTCCGTCGCCGGCGGGTGGCTCGCCGACCGCATCCTCGGTTCGTACCGGGCCGTGCTCTGGGGCGGCATCCTGATCGCCTGCGGCCACTACGCCATGGCCGTGCCGACGGCCGCCATGACCTGGGCCGGTCTCGGCCTGATCAGCGCGGGCACCGGGCTGCTCAAGCCGAACGTGGCCAGCATGGTCGGCAAGCTCTACCGGACGGACGACGACCGGCGCGACGCGGGCTTCGCCCTCTACTACATGGCCATCAACATCGGCGCGTTCGCCGGACCGCTGATCACCGGCTGGCTCGGCGAGCACGAGGGCTGGCACTGGGGCTTCTCCGCCGCCGCCATCGGCATGACCGCGGGCCTGGTCCAGTACGTCCTGGGGCGCCGCCATCTGGCCGGACGAAAGCACTCCGCCGAGTACGCCCTCGCCCCGGACGCGATGCGCCGCGCCGTGTGGCGGATCACCGGCGGCTGCCTCGCCCTCGCCGCGCTGGCCACCCTTCTGGCGGGCACCGGCCTGTTGACCATGGACCGCTTCGTCGACCTGCTCACCCTGGTCTCGGTGATCGCCCCGGTCGTCTACTTCGCGGTGATGTTCCGCAGCCCGAGGGTGACGCGCGAGGAGCGCGGGCGGCTTCGCCCGTACGTGGTCCTCTTCCTGGCCTCGGTCGCCTTCAACTTCATCCTCTTCCAGGCCTACTCGACGATGATGCTGCTGGCCTCCACCAACGCCGAGAGCACGATCCTGGGCTTCGACTTCCCGTCGAGCTGGTACGCCTCCGCGCTCGGCGCGTTCGAGGTGGCGCTGGCCCCGGTCGTCGCGGCGGTGTGGGCCCGGATGGGCCACCGCCAGCCGCACGCCTCCAACAAGATCGCCATCGGCGTGATCCTGGGCGGCCTGTCCTTCCTGCTGATGGTGATCCCGACCTCGGGGCACAGCGGGGACACGTACAGGATGGCCGCCTGGTGGATCGTCGGCTCGTACCTGCTGCTCGGCCTCGGCGACGTCCTGCTGGAGACCTCGGGCATGTCGGCCACCAGCAAGCTCGCGCCGAAGGCCTTCGGCAGCCAGACGATGGCGCTCTGGTTCCTCTCGCTGGCTCTGGCCAACGGCATCCAGGCGCAGGTGGTCAAGGCCTACGGCCAGGTGTCGAACCCCGTGTACTTCGGCCTCAACGGCGCCGTGGCGGTGGCGGTGGGCCTGATCGTGATGGCGATGGCGCCGTGGCTGCGGCGCACGATGCACCCCGTCCACTGA
- a CDS encoding polyprenyl synthetase family protein, whose protein sequence is MTVVGPFGLSVRDQALETDVQAGLAAVEAGLLEATKSEVPFITEAAQHLVRAGGKRFRPLLVMLASRFGDPYAPGIVPSAVVVELTHLATLYHDDVMDEADVRRGVESANARWGNSVAVLTGDFLFARASHILADLGPEAVRIQAEAFERLVTGQILETAGPRDGRDPVAHYLDVIAGKTGSLIAVSGRFGALMSGADESVVDILTQYGERLGTAFQLADDVLDISSDAHESGKTPGTDLREGIPTLPVLRLREMAAQGGDPADLELVELLDGDLTDDARHAEVLTRLRAHPALERARRDTIQYAEDARAMLAPLPECFAKSALEELCDAVVHRAG, encoded by the coding sequence GTGACCGTCGTCGGGCCGTTCGGACTGAGCGTGCGGGACCAGGCTCTTGAGACCGATGTCCAGGCCGGACTGGCCGCCGTCGAGGCGGGTCTGCTGGAAGCCACCAAGAGCGAAGTCCCGTTCATCACCGAGGCCGCACAGCACCTGGTCCGGGCCGGAGGCAAGCGGTTCCGGCCGCTGCTGGTGATGCTCGCCTCCCGGTTCGGTGACCCGTACGCGCCCGGCATCGTGCCGTCCGCCGTCGTGGTCGAGCTCACGCACCTCGCGACGCTCTACCACGACGACGTCATGGACGAGGCGGACGTGCGCCGCGGGGTGGAGAGCGCCAACGCCCGCTGGGGCAACTCGGTGGCCGTCCTCACGGGTGACTTCCTGTTCGCCCGTGCCTCGCACATCCTGGCCGACCTCGGGCCGGAGGCCGTACGCATCCAGGCCGAAGCCTTCGAAAGGCTGGTGACGGGCCAGATCCTGGAGACGGCCGGCCCGCGCGACGGCCGCGACCCCGTCGCCCACTACCTCGACGTCATCGCCGGCAAGACCGGCTCGCTGATCGCGGTCTCCGGCCGCTTCGGTGCGCTGATGTCCGGCGCCGACGAGTCGGTCGTCGACATCCTCACCCAGTACGGCGAGCGGCTCGGCACCGCCTTCCAGCTCGCCGACGACGTCCTCGACATCTCCTCCGACGCCCACGAGTCCGGCAAGACCCCGGGCACCGACCTGCGCGAGGGCATCCCGACGCTGCCCGTACTGCGGCTGCGCGAGATGGCGGCCCAGGGCGGCGACCCGGCCGACCTGGAGCTCGTGGAGCTCCTGGACGGGGACCTGACGGACGACGCCCGACACGCCGAGGTGCTCACCCGGCTGCGGGCGCACCCCGCCCTGGAGCGGGCCCGCCGCGACACCATCCAGTACGCCGAGGACGCGCGCGCCATGCTCGCCCCGCTGCCGGAGTGCTTCGCCAAGTCGGCGCTCGAAGAGCTCTGCGACGCCGTGGTCCACCGCGCCGGATAG